The Acidobacteriota bacterium genomic sequence AGATTTTCTTCCGATACGCGAAGCGCCGTTGGCAAGGTCGCATTCGATGATGAGGTCGAAAACGCCGTGAGCATCACGGTCTTTATGCGACGGAAAAATTCGAGCGGCGAAATGCGCGACAGCAGATAAACCGATAACGAATAGACCCCGAACATATGCAACGCGAGTCCACCGAGAACCGCAACAATGAACCACGCCAATGCGCCGAGTAAATCCAAACCGAATCGCGCTGTGTTATTGAATAACAGGCAGGCGACAGCAAACGGCGCAAGCTTCATAATCAGGTCAATGATTTTCGTGGAGATTTGAAAAAGCGAATCCAGCCCGCGCACAAACGGCGCGGTCACTTCGGGATTAACCAAAGTGATGGCAATGCCTAAAATCAGGGCGAAAAACATCAAGTGCAACATATCCGGGGTGTCCGTCTGTTTTTCTTCACCGGCGCGTATGCCGACAATCGATGCCAGCGGATTTGACGGCACAACGGTTTTAACAACCTGCATCAACACCGAATCGGTCGAGGTGCCGATTTTTTGCGCGTCTTCAACCCGCTTGGTCGCGTCCGTGCCATAGCGTTGTTGCAGTGCCGCTGCTGTATCAGGATTGATGCGCGTGCCCGGCTTGATAGTGTTTGCCATCGTCAATCCAATCACTACCGAGATGGCGGAAATAATTAACGTGTAGGCAAAGGATTTCAACCCGACACGTCCGAGTTTGCGAATATCGCCGATGCCTGCAACCCCGACGACCAGAGAAGAGAACACCAGCGGCACCACAGTCATCAGCAGCAATCTCAAAAACAGGCTGCCAATCGGTTCGGTAAAGTTGCTGATGACCCAGGTGATGCGTGGGTGATTGCCGCCAAGCGTGGCGTTGCTGATGACGCCCGCCGCGACCCCGACCACTAAACCGATGAGGATGCGCGTGTGCAGCGGCATCCCTTTGGGTTTATCGGGTGTTGTGTCTTTAAGGTCTGTGGTTTCTTCCAACTCATAAGCATCTGCGTTCAATTTTTTCGGGTTATTTGTTTTGTCTGTCATTTTACCTCTCTTAGCGCAATTTGATTCAAGTATTGACGAAGGTTATTAACTTTGTGCAGGGGTAGTCAAATCGAACTCACGGTTGACAGTTTTACCAGAGCATATCCGCGACAATCGGGTCGTGGTCGGCAAGCGCTCTGCCTTCGTATGAAAGGTTTTTAATAGTTTGCGGGCAGATACTTTGAACACCGGTTGCCGCATCAATAATTTCGCCATCTTGCAAAGCGCGAAACCCGCGCGCCGCCAACCAGTCCAACCGCAAATCGAGTTTGAGTCCCGCATGTCCGATGCGCCGCATCGCCCACCAGCGTACCGGCGCGGGCAGCGAACTTTTATCATCAAGCGAAGAGACAATGGAATAACTGGTCGGCTCGTGGTCGTTGAATTGATCAACCGCAAAGCCGCGATGCCCCAGTTCAAGGATTGCCGGTTCTTTTTTCATCAAACTGCGGCGGAGCCACGCGGGACTGGTGCCGAGTATTCTTGCAGTATTTTTCAGAGCGCGCAGTTTGCCGCCACGCGCAAAGGTGTGCGTATTGAAATCGCCGCCGAGAATAATTTTGGCGATAGGATTTGCGCCGGATTGCCTACGCGCTTCGATTGCGGCGATTGCCGATTGAAGTTGCCGCGCCCGACAACGCGGCGTGTTGACGACATCCAGATGCGCCGTTGATGCTAAAAAATTAGCACTTCCGATTGCAATGTCGGTCAGGATGCACAACCGCCCGCCGAGGCGTTTTTCGGCGCTTTCAAAATTGTTTTCACAACGCGACAGCCTGGCGATTTGCGGATTGGCGAAATCATACCTCGTCAAAATTGCATTGCCATGCAATGCCGCGGTGTTGTCGTCGGCTAAGTGCAATTCTTTGCCCGTGCCTTTGGTGAATTCGAGGTACTCAACGCCATAAATCGCGTGCGCGGAAATGGCGCGACCGAGTTCACGCGCAACATTGATATTGTTTGAGCGCGCCATGCCGTCATCGAGTTCATTGAGCAGCAGCAAATCGGCGTATTGCAAAACCGGATGATGATTTAAGACGTCGATGATGCCGTCAAGTTCTCTGCCGCGTTCGATGTTCCAGACCGCAACCCGCAAAAATGATTGCAGGCGCGGTTTCGTCGCCTCTGCGCGATAGATGCGCGGGGTGTTGAAGAGTTCCGCAAGCTTTGATTGATGGCGTTGATAGATTTCAGAAGCGCGCAGTTCTTTAAAGGTTGAAAAGTCTTTAAGGGCGTTGATTAACGGTTGATTATTTTCTTCGGTTCGTCGGAATGGTGTCTGGTCGGTCATGAGATTTACAAGGCAACATCGTAAACGTTGGCTTTCGGCTCTGGCAACCAAAGCGCGAAAAATGCGTCTAAGGCGGGGCGCGTTGACGTCGTTTTTGATATGCTTGCAGACCGAAAATCAAAATTTTTAAGGATGGCTCAAATGTCGGACGCTACCCTCACCATACAACCGGAAGAGGCTGTTGAAAAGCAATCGTTTTTTCAACGCTATGAATTTTTGGCTTTCAGCATCGTTGGTTTTGTCGCCAAATCGGCACTGCTTGTCAGGCTCCCTTATCGTGAATGGTATATCAATGCTTTTTGGACTTCGCTGATAATCGGACTGTTTTATTGTTATTTCAGGTTTCGCGTCAAAGCCAAGCCTCCGGCGTTTATTGTTTTTTGTCTGGTGTTCGCCATTGGCATCGATGTGATTGGCAACGTCTTTCATCTGTATGGCAGAGAATTTTTCAGCATTCAATATGACGAATACACCCACTTTTTCGGCTCCGCCGGTTCGCTGGTTCCGGTGATGTGGGCGTTTAGAACGACGACCCGCCGATGGGGATTTTATCTGCCGAATGATATGGTGGCATTTCTTTCGGTTTGTATTACCTTCAGTTTATGCGCGTGGTATGAAATTCTCGAATTGTGGGATGAGCTGTTCTGGGGCGATTTCACCAGACTCTGGACACCGCGCGACACTGCCAATGATTTGCAATGGAATCTTTCGGGCATCATCGTTGCCGCGTTCATCGCTTTTCAGATTTTCAAATTTATTGACCGCCACGCGAAAGCCGCTACCCTTGAAGCATAAAGTTACGCGAACGCCTGCCGCAAAAAATTTATAGGAGAAAACTTTTGCGGCAGGCATTTCCTTGTGTATCATGCCAGTCAGCACTTAGAAGTGCAGCAATTTTTACAACCTGTTTGCAGCATTAACTTCATAGGAGTAGTTGCGTGAAAACTTATCGCCTTGCCTTCGGGCTTGTTGTATTTATTCTCATTGCTTTTTCTGTAGAAGCTGAAGCCAAAGACAAATGGCTCAATCTGCAAACCAAAAATTTCAATGTCGTCAGCAATGCCGATGAAGGCGCGACCCGCGACCTGTTGCTTAAACTCGAACAGTTTCGCGCCGCCTTTGCCAAAATTTTTCGGGCGCAAAATACCACACCGATTACCTTGATGGTATTTAAAAGCGACGATTCCTTTAAACCGTTCAAACCGCTTTACAACGGCAAACCCGCCAATCTCTCAGGCTATTTTCAACGCTCGGCAGACGAAGACATTATCGCGCTGAACATTGATGCGAAAAGCGAAGAGTTTCCGCTGGCGGTGATTTTTCACGAATACACTCACTATCTGACGAGCCGCGCGCCGCGGCGTTGGCCCGCCTGGCTCAACGAAGGAATTGCCGAAGTCTATTCGACCTTTCTGGTGAACAAAAATAAAGTCACGCTGGGTTCGGCAAGCGCCAATCGCCTTTTATTTTTGCGCGATAAAAAAATGCTCAGCCTCAAGGAACTGTTCAATGTCGGGCAGGACTCGCCAATTTATAATGAACGCGACAAGCAGAGCATTTTTTACGCGCAATCATGGGCGTTGGTGCATTACCTGATGCTTGGCGATAAACTGGCGCGACAGCCGCAGTTGACTCAGTTCGTGCGCCTGATTAATGAAGGCGCAAATACCGAAGCCGCATTTTTGCAAATCTTCAAAACCGATTTCGCGACGGTTGAAAAAAATCTGCGCGATTATGTCAACCTCAACGCTTATACGATTGTCACTTACACGCTCGATAGCATCGAAGGCGAAAAAGAGGTAACATCGCGCCCGCTTTCAGACGCCGAAATTCAATATTATTTAGGCAACCTGCTGTTGAGAACCCAGCGCCTTGATGAGAGCGAAGAATATTTCAAACAGGCGATTGCTTTGGATGCGAACTTTGCCGCGCCTTATGAAGGAATGGGTTTTGCCGCGCTTCGTAAAAACAATTTTCCAGCCTCGCAACAATATTTCAAACAGGCGGTCGAACGTGGATCAAAAAATTACCTGACGCATTTTTATTATGCGCAGGAACTCTATAACGATTCGTTGCGAACCACACGCGATATAAAATCCGCTACTTATAAATCCATCGTTGATTCGCTGAAAACTTCCATCAGCCTCAGTCCCTATTATGCTCATGCGCGCGCCCTGCTTGCGCATGTTTATATGCTGGATACAGACAAGCAAAATCTCGCATTGCAGGAGATGAAAACGGCGCTTGCCTTGGAGCCGCAAAATGCCGAGTTTCGTCGGCGGTTGGCAGAAATGCAACTGTTCATGCGTGATTTTGCGGCGGCGCGAAAAACTCTGGAACCGATGCTGGCTTCCGATGATGCGCAGGCGAAAAGTTCGGCTGAACGATTATTGAAAGCCATTGACGCGCAGGAAAAATTCATTGCCGAAAGCAAAGAGCGCAATGCCAATGTGACAACACCTAACAGCCCGCCAACCGATGGCAGAGTTTACGAAGAGTCCCCGCAACAAAGAGTTTTGATTCCGCCACGAGTTGCTGACCTCATTGCCCAGTCGCAAAACCTGAGTGGGGTGATTACTGCCATCGAATGCAAAGGCAATACGATGGTAATGACCTTAAAAGATGGCGCGAAACTGGCAAAATTTTTCATCGCTGATTACGACAAAATTCCCATGTTCAGCCGCAAAGGGTTCTACGATGTGCAATTCGTTTGCGGAGCAAATAAAATTCCTGCGGTGATTTATTTCAAGCCTTCAAGTGATAAACGGGTCAATGGCGAAGCGGTGGTGATTGAGATAGTCAATTGAATTGAGATAGTCAATTGAGATGAACTGAAAGTCAGGGGTTAATAAGTTGAGCAGCGGTCAGTGACCGCCTCTGGGGTTCCGGCAATACATTTACCCACCATTGGCATTGCGTTAATTCAGATGAGCAAGAATCAAAACGGAGGCGAAATTTCTTTCGTCTCCGCTTTGCTTTTTTCTGTCATAGATTTTTATGGCGCTCGTCAGAGGGCGGCGCTTATGAAGACGAAGGCGCGAAGCAATAAATCGCGCGCGCCTTGAGGAGTTTGTTTACACAGGGCGATGCGCTGAATATAATGGCGGCTGCACAGTTTCATCACACGCCCTCGTACAGGTTAGCGCAGGCGCTTTTAGCCAACTGAACAGCCGTATTGTTTATAAAAACTTTTGACATCAGGAGACGATTATGAGAATTGGTCGCGTACAACTGGGACCCGGAGCCATCATTTTAATTTTAGCTTTAATGGGAGGTCTGGTTTATGTGGGACTCCAACAATTAGGCATCCTTGAAAAGCTCAGTTCAAATTCAAATCAAAACAAAAACGGCACGGCGGGACAAATTTTAGATAAACCCGAAGACCTCAGCAAAATTGCGCTGGGCAATCTCCCCCCGTCTTCGGTTTCGCCGCCAACCCGCACCAACGATAATCCGCCGGTAAAAATTGGCATCTGGACTTGGCAGACCGTCAGCGGTCTGATTGATGCCGTCGGTGGACCCGGCAAATCCGGCGACCATCTCGATAGTTGTTTGTGTCAGGCAGGAATTACCAATACCGAACTCATCGTTGAAAACGATACCTCGAAACAGGTGCAGGCACTCGCCGCAGGGCAAATGCAACTGGTGACGACAACCGGTGATCAAGCAGCGGTTGACATCAATGGCGCAAATCAATTGTTGCGCGGCAACAAAGCCAAGGTCATCTGGTCGAGCGGGTATTCATTTGGTGAAGATTGTTTGATGGGACCTGAATCGTGGAAAAAAGACCCGCAACTGGCGCGCGGCGCACTGGTCGTCACCGCTGTGCCGTATTGCGACTGGAACGTCACCGTCAACTGGGCTGCCGATAACCAGATTCCCGTAAATGCCGATGAGCAGGTTTATGACCCCGACGCGATTAATTTCGTTAATGCCACAGACCATATTGAAGCGGCTACGAAATTCACCCAAAACGCCAAGGTCAATCTGCGCAATAAAGCGACCGGCAGAACCGAAGCTTATGAAATCAATGCCGTCGCCACCTGGACACCCGGCGACGTGATGGCTGTCAAAGGTCGCCCGGCAGTCAATTACAAAGGCGTCAATGAAAAGTTGCAGAAGATTGTTTCGACCAAGGAATACAGCTACATGATGCCGCAAATTCTTTTCGGCAATGCAGACTGGCTCAATCAGCATCGCGAATATGTGAAAACGCTGTTGCGTTGCATCGCGCGCTCGAATGAAAAAATCAAAACCGACCCGGATTATTTCAAAAACCGCGTTGCTCCATTGAATGCGGTGGTCTTCAACATGGAAGGCATGGGACCGACATTCTGGAATACCTATTTCAATAACACGGTTGAAAACGGTGTGCCGCTTGGCGGTTCGCGCGTCAACAACATCGCCGAAGTGCGCCATCTTTTCGGCATGGACAGCAACACGCCGATTGCCAATACGATTTTCGGCATCACCTATTCAGACCACGCCAAACGCTTGAGGAAATTGCTGCCCGACAGACTCTCAAATTATGCGACGGTTGAGCAGGTGGTGGATACGAGTTTCATTCGCGACATTACCGATGAACGCAGCACCACAGGCGTTTACACGGCGAGTTTCGACCAGGGGCAAAGTCAAGGCAAAGTCGTGCAGGCAAATTTCCAAATCAGATTTGACAGCGGTTCGGCGAAAATCAAACCTTCAGAGATGGCTCAATTGCAGGAAATCCGTAGCCTGCTCATTCGCGCCAGCGATACCAAAGTATCTATTGAAGGGCACACCGATAGTGTCGGCGATTTTGCCACCAATGTGCAATTGTCACTGGCGCGCGCCAATTCGGTCTGGCAGTGGTTGAAAGATTCCGACACGACCGGCGTCAACATCAGCGACCGGCGCAAAGAGAATATCGAAGGCTTTGGCCCGGCGCGTCCCTTGCCCGGCAATACCAACAAAGATGAGGCGGAACGCGCCGCCAATCGCCGCGTCGTGATAATCTTGAAGTAGGAGAAAAGATGGAACGGCAGGCAGAACTCGGTTATGAACGAATCGTTGAGAGGGTAGGGCAATAACCGCCATCTCAACGATTCCACTTAATTCAAGAGGTTTTGCAAACCCTTGCGCCTTATGAATTGCATTCCCGAAAACGAACGCTGAAAAAGGCATTGGGAATTGCTATCACAGATTCACCGCCCAATGATGAAAAGGTACAGCGCATTTTGGAAGATAGCCTGATGGAGAAATATCTTTGAGATGTGCGGTAGAGGGAATTCCTTAAATAGTTTATGACCAACTCAAAAAGTTCCTTTGGTTCTTTCAGTGATGCGATTCGCGTGTATGGACAACTTGGAGCCTTTGCGCGTTCGAGTTTGATGATCATCTGGATTGCCCTGTTTTTACTGGTCTGGTTTGTCAATCCGATTCAATCGCTTCCCAATCCGTTTGAAGTCCTGCAAGCCTTCGGCAAAATGTTCAACGCCGAAGGCAGCAGCAATCTCGTCCCCAATGTTTATGTCACCTTGAAACTCAATGTCGTGGGGCTGCTCTATTCGGCAATTATCTCACTACTGATTTCTTACATGAGCGTGCTGCCCATCCTGCAACCGTTTAACAAAATCGTGCAATGGTTGCGCTACATTCCCATCATCGGCTTCAATCTGGTTTTCCTGACGCTCTTTTCGATTGGCTGGCCAATGAAAGTCGCAATGCTCACTGCCGGTATGTCGTTCTTTTTAGTCACCAGTATGACCGCGGTCATTGAATCGATTCCCAAATTAAAATTCGAGCTGGCTCAAGTCCTGGGCTATAACGACTGGCAAACCTTTTATAGCGTCGTTGTGCGCCCGACCTTGCCGCAGATGATTGATATGGTGGCGCAAAACGCGGCGATGGGCTGGGTGATGATTACCGCAATTGAAACTTATAATCGAACGGAAGGCGGCATCGGCGCGCAAATCTATGCCTACAACGCGACCAATCAACTTGCGGAAGTCTACGCCTATCTCATCATCATCGGCGCGATTGCCATCATCGAAGACGCTTTGTTCAAATTGATGAAGCGCATACTGTTTCCTTATAGCGTGATTGCCGAGAGGGCTTAATGGACGAGACCAAACCAAACAATGAAGAGGTAAAAGAAACGCCTGACGCCAGCCACGCCGAAGCCGATGACGGACATTGCATTGACGGTCCCTTGAAAGATGGCGCGACCATGCTTGAACCGCTGCTGACGTTGGAAAACGTCTGCAAAGAATTTCCGATGAATGACGGCACCACGTTTATCGCGCTCAAAAATCTTTCCCTGACCATTAAAGACATCAAAGGCAAACCGCAAATCGTCAGCCTCCTGGGACCATCAGGCTCCGGTAAAACCACTGCACTTAGATTGATTGCCGGACTTGATCAACCGACATCGGGTTGCGTGATGATTACCAACGGCAAAGGGATGCGTTCGGTAAAGGTCGGCGATGTCGGCGTCGTTTTTCAACGTTATCCGCTCTTTGAAGATTTACATGTTCTGGATAATTTGGTCATTCCGGCAACGCGCACGGGCATGAGCAAAGAAGCTGCCAGAGATAAAGCCGCGCGTTATCTGGATGAATTCGATTTGGTCAAACAGGGGCTTGCCTGGCCTGTGCAACTTTCAGGCGGGCAACGACAGCGCGTCGCCATTTTGCAACAGTTGATGCGCGACCGCCATTTCATCATTCTCGACGAACCGTTTTCGGGACTCGACCCGGTGAATATTCAAAACGTCATTAACCTGATTAATCGCATCGCTCATGAACACACGCTCAATACGTTTATTATCATCACCCATGA encodes the following:
- a CDS encoding dicarboxylate/amino acid:cation symporter; protein product: MTDKTNNPKKLNADAYELEETTDLKDTTPDKPKGMPLHTRILIGLVVGVAAGVISNATLGGNHPRITWVISNFTEPIGSLFLRLLLMTVVPLVFSSLVVGVAGIGDIRKLGRVGLKSFAYTLIISAISVVIGLTMANTIKPGTRINPDTAAALQQRYGTDATKRVEDAQKIGTSTDSVLMQVVKTVVPSNPLASIVGIRAGEEKQTDTPDMLHLMFFALILGIAITLVNPEVTAPFVRGLDSLFQISTKIIDLIMKLAPFAVACLLFNNTARFGLDLLGALAWFIVAVLGGLALHMFGVYSLSVYLLSRISPLEFFRRIKTVMLTAFSTSSSNATLPTALRVSEENLGVPREINSFVLTVGATANQNGTALYEGVTVLFLAQLAGVDLTLGQQILVAYLAILGGVGTAGVPSGSIPFIVIVLTTIGVNPALIAIILGVDRILDMCRTTLNVAGDLTVATYVARSEGYELLKPQVEASVAAD
- a CDS encoding ATP-binding cassette domain-containing protein, producing the protein MDETKPNNEEVKETPDASHAEADDGHCIDGPLKDGATMLEPLLTLENVCKEFPMNDGTTFIALKNLSLTIKDIKGKPQIVSLLGPSGSGKTTALRLIAGLDQPTSGCVMITNGKGMRSVKVGDVGVVFQRYPLFEDLHVLDNLVIPATRTGMSKEAARDKAARYLDEFDLVKQGLAWPVQLSGGQRQRVAILQQLMRDRHFIILDEPFSGLDPVNIQNVINLINRIAHEHTLNTFIIITHDVTSALIISDHVYLLGRERDSQGKPIMGSRVMKEYDLVAEGVAYQPNIEDLPRFAEIRKEIKMVEFPKL
- a CDS encoding tetratricopeptide repeat protein, whose translation is MKTYRLAFGLVVFILIAFSVEAEAKDKWLNLQTKNFNVVSNADEGATRDLLLKLEQFRAAFAKIFRAQNTTPITLMVFKSDDSFKPFKPLYNGKPANLSGYFQRSADEDIIALNIDAKSEEFPLAVIFHEYTHYLTSRAPRRWPAWLNEGIAEVYSTFLVNKNKVTLGSASANRLLFLRDKKMLSLKELFNVGQDSPIYNERDKQSIFYAQSWALVHYLMLGDKLARQPQLTQFVRLINEGANTEAAFLQIFKTDFATVEKNLRDYVNLNAYTIVTYTLDSIEGEKEVTSRPLSDAEIQYYLGNLLLRTQRLDESEEYFKQAIALDANFAAPYEGMGFAALRKNNFPASQQYFKQAVERGSKNYLTHFYYAQELYNDSLRTTRDIKSATYKSIVDSLKTSISLSPYYAHARALLAHVYMLDTDKQNLALQEMKTALALEPQNAEFRRRLAEMQLFMRDFAAARKTLEPMLASDDAQAKSSAERLLKAIDAQEKFIAESKERNANVTTPNSPPTDGRVYEESPQQRVLIPPRVADLIAQSQNLSGVITAIECKGNTMVMTLKDGAKLAKFFIADYDKIPMFSRKGFYDVQFVCGANKIPAVIYFKPSSDKRVNGEAVVIEIVN
- a CDS encoding endonuclease/exonuclease/phosphatase family protein, giving the protein MTDQTPFRRTEENNQPLINALKDFSTFKELRASEIYQRHQSKLAELFNTPRIYRAEATKPRLQSFLRVAVWNIERGRELDGIIDVLNHHPVLQYADLLLLNELDDGMARSNNINVARELGRAISAHAIYGVEYLEFTKGTGKELHLADDNTAALHGNAILTRYDFANPQIARLSRCENNFESAEKRLGGRLCILTDIAIGSANFLASTAHLDVVNTPRCRARQLQSAIAAIEARRQSGANPIAKIILGGDFNTHTFARGGKLRALKNTARILGTSPAWLRRSLMKKEPAILELGHRGFAVDQFNDHEPTSYSIVSSLDDKSSLPAPVRWWAMRRIGHAGLKLDLRLDWLAARGFRALQDGEIIDAATGVQSICPQTIKNLSYEGRALADHDPIVADMLW
- a CDS encoding OmpA family protein → MRIGRVQLGPGAIILILALMGGLVYVGLQQLGILEKLSSNSNQNKNGTAGQILDKPEDLSKIALGNLPPSSVSPPTRTNDNPPVKIGIWTWQTVSGLIDAVGGPGKSGDHLDSCLCQAGITNTELIVENDTSKQVQALAAGQMQLVTTTGDQAAVDINGANQLLRGNKAKVIWSSGYSFGEDCLMGPESWKKDPQLARGALVVTAVPYCDWNVTVNWAADNQIPVNADEQVYDPDAINFVNATDHIEAATKFTQNAKVNLRNKATGRTEAYEINAVATWTPGDVMAVKGRPAVNYKGVNEKLQKIVSTKEYSYMMPQILFGNADWLNQHREYVKTLLRCIARSNEKIKTDPDYFKNRVAPLNAVVFNMEGMGPTFWNTYFNNTVENGVPLGGSRVNNIAEVRHLFGMDSNTPIANTIFGITYSDHAKRLRKLLPDRLSNYATVEQVVDTSFIRDITDERSTTGVYTASFDQGQSQGKVVQANFQIRFDSGSAKIKPSEMAQLQEIRSLLIRASDTKVSIEGHTDSVGDFATNVQLSLARANSVWQWLKDSDTTGVNISDRRKENIEGFGPARPLPGNTNKDEAERAANRRVVIILK